GCGATCTGCAATTGAGCTTTTATTTTCCGGCTCAGTTTGCGGGGTCGCTCGCGGGCACCTTTCTGACCAGTCGCTACGCTCGAAAGAATCAGTTTCTATTAGCGTCGATAATCGGAGCGGTTTTGATGGCGGCCGGACTGCTCTTGATGAACGTCGATTCCTTTGGCGTATCGCTCTTCGCATTCGGTTTGAACGGTGTCGGGATCGGACTCACACTGCCGGCGATCAATATGACGGTGCTCGAACTCAGTCCGCTGAACACCGCATCGGCATTGAGCTTCTTAAACTTTTTCTGGGGCGTCGGAGCAATCATCTGCAAGCCGTTTGTCGATCTATCGAGTGGTGGAAACGACATACTGCCAACAACGTTGATCCTTTGCGTTCCTATGCTGATTGCGGCGTCAATGCTTTATTTTCAGCCGACACGCATCATTGAAACCGGCACCGATAATAGCGGCGCCGAGGATAGCGGCACGCCGATCTGGTCTTTGCCGTTGGCGTGGGTGATCGCACTTTTCAATTTTATCCACGTCGGCTTTGAGAGTGGAATGGGCGGATGGTTGACGACCTACACCGAAAGGGTCGATAGCACGCAGATCGGCCAATGGGTATCACCGACGCTCGTATATTTTTTGCTTTTTGTCATCGGCCGCGGCGTCGCTCCACTGATGTTTCGTTTTCTGAATGAAAACAAGATGCTATTACTCGGTCTTTTTGTCGTGCTGGCCGGAATGATGACGACCGTTACGGCCGTATCTGTTCTGACGCTTGGCATCGGGGCGGCGATCGCCGGATTTGGAACTTCCTGGATCTTTCCCACCAACGTCGCCAGATTTTCAAAAACGTTCGGGCCGGAAGCTTCACGGCGGGCAACGCCGCTTTTTATTTGCGGAACTCTGGGTGCAGCATCCTCGACTTGGTTGATCGGTTTTGTGTCTGATCGTACAGGCGATCTGCGTTCGGGAATGTATGTGCTCGTCGGATGTATTGTGTTGCTGATCGGTGTCCAGGCAGTGATCGGTATGCGTCGCCGGGTAGAGGCTTAATCGTCCAGTTTCAAACCTTTAAGATACTCGCGAAACTCGCCGCCGAGATCCTCGCGCTTGAGTGCATACTCGACTGTCGCTATCAGAAATCCGAGTTTGTCGCCCGCATCGTGACGCGTACCGTCGAGTTTGACGGCGTAGAACGGCCTTGACCTGAGCAATAGACGCATCGCATCGGTGATTTGTATCTCGCCGCCGGCACCCGGAGCGGTTTGCTCGATCGCTTCAAAAATATCCGGCGTAAAGATATATCGGCCGATGATCGCAAGATCTGACGGAGCGTCGGCAAAGGCCGGTTTTTCGACCATATCCTTGATCTTATATACGCCGGGCTCAACCTCATCCGCATCGATCACGCCAAAACGAGAGATAGCCTCGCCCTTGACCTGCATAGTCGCAATAACCGGCGCCTGATATTTTTCAAAGACGTCCATCATCTGTCTCAGAGCGGGTCGTTCGGCATCGACGATGTCGTCCGCTAAGAGTGCGGCGAACGGTTCGTGACCGACAAAATCCTTTGCCTGATAGATCGCGTGCCCGAGGCCCAGGGCTTGCTTTTGCCGCGTGTAGCTTATCTTAGCGATGTCCGAAATAGCCCGCACCTGCTCAAACATTTCGCTCTTGCCCTTGTCCTGCAGCAGCTTTTCGAGTTCGAACGAAATATCAAAATGATTTTCGATCGCACTCTTGTCGCGGCCCGTGATGATCAGTATCGATTCGATACCGCTGGCGACAGCCTCCTCGACCGAGTATTGGATCAACGGTTTGTCGACGAGCGGCAGCATCTCCTTAGGCGACGATTTGGTCGCCGGCAGAAATCTTGTACCCAATCCGGCTGCGGGAAAAACGGCTTTGCGAACTTTGTTTGTCATAGCGCTTTTGCTAAATTCGTGTTGTCTTTCAGATAAAGACAAACTTTAGATTTTAGGTTAAAAACGCCCGATAAACAAACATCCAGAGTTGTGTCCGGCGAATAAAAATGCGGTCAAAATTACCGCCAATTCGAGAGTAGATCAAAAATGCTGGACCTTAACTTTGTTAGAGAAAATTTTGACGTCGTCCAGGCCGCACTTGCTAACCGCAATTTCCCGCTTGACACCTTAAACGAGTTTGCCGCACTCGACATCGAGCGCCGCCGCGTGATCGGTGAATCAGACGGCATAAACCAATTGCGCAACGCCGCGAGTAAAGAGATCGGTGCATTGATGCAGTCCGGCGACCGCGATGCTGCCGAGGTGAAAAAGGCAGAGGTCGCGGGCCTCAAGGACAAGCAGTCGGCGCTCGAATCGCAACGCGATGCGGCCGAAGCCGCGATGAGGAATATCCTCATCAACCTCCCCAACATCCCGGCATCGGATGTCCCGGTCGGCGCGGACGAAACCGCTAACATAGAGGCCCGCAAATGGGGTGAACCGCGTAATTTTGAGTTTGAACCGAAGGATCACGTGGATCTCGGCGAGGCTCTCGGCATCCTCGATTTTGAACGCGCTACTAAGATCGCAGGCTCACGATTTGCGATCCTGAACGGCGCGGGAGCGAGGCTTGAGCGGGCACTCATCAATTTTATGCTCGACGTCCACACGACCGAACACGGCTATACCGAGACGTTGCCGCCATATCTGGTCAATCGGACATCGCTATTCGGTACCGGACAACTACCTAAATTTGACGCGGACCTTTTTAGCATCAACGACGAACGAGGTTTTTCGCTGATCCCTACGGCCGAGGTTCCGGTAACGAATTACTATTCGGGCGAGATCCTCGACGCTTCGGACCTGCCGAAATACTTCACGGCATACTCGATGTGCTTTCGCAGCGAAGCAGGTAGCTATGGCCGCGACACCCGTGGACTGATCCGTCAGCACCAGTTCGAAAAGGTCGAACTCGTGAAGATCTGCCTGCCCGAAAGTTCGGCCGACGAACACGAGAAACTCACCGCCGATGCCGAACGCATACTGCAGATGCTCGGATTGCCCTACCGAACGGTCATACTCTCGACCGGCGATATGGGATTTGGTGCGCAGAAGACCTATGATCTTGAGGTGTGGCTGCCGGGCCAAAATACCTACCGCGAGATCTCAAGCTGCTCGAACTGCGGTGATTTTCAATCACGCCGGATGAATCTGCGCTTTCGCCGCAGCGGCGGAGCAAAGCCCGAGTTTGCCCATACACTCAACGGCAGTGGCCTCGCCGTCGGACGAACCTGGCTCGCCGTTGTCGAAAACTATCAGCAGGAAGATGGCTCGATCCTGATCCCCGAAGTGCTTCGCCCGTATATGAACGGGCTGAGCGAGATCAAGAATATTTAGCCGTGACTAACGTGGATAGACTTTGGTAGAAAATACGTGAGTTAGCAAATTCTGCTCCGCGTCGTCCGCGATCGACGGTGGCAAAAACCTTCTTTGGGCATCTCCCGAGGTTGACCAATATCAGTCGTGTAATTACGATGTAATTATGAAAACCCAGATCATCCAGATCGGTAATTCGCAGGGCATTCGCATTCCGAAAGTTTTGCTTGAAGAAAGCCGGATCATTGGTGAGGTCGACCTCGAACTCCATCCCGACGGCATCCTGATCCGAAATGCGCAGAAGCCGCGTTCGAATTGGGACGCTCGGTTCAAGGCAATGTCGGAGAACGAGGATGACGAACTTATCGGCGGCAGATCGACCACCGAGTTCGATAAAAAGGAGTGGCAATGGTAGAACGCTTTGACGTTTTTTTGGTCAATCTGGATGACGAGATCTGCGGGGACGCAAAAAATACCCGGCCGTGCGTTGTCGTGTCGCCGAATGAGCTGAACAGCAACATTGCAAACGTGATCGTCGCCCCGCTGTCCTCGAATACCGCGCCGTACCCGACGCGGATCCCGGTCACATTTCTAAACAGCGAACGCTCGGTCGTACTCGACCAACTGCGGGCGGTCGACAACGCCCGTCTTGTGAAAAAGGTCGGCGTCCTCGAATCTGCGGCTCGAAAGCCGATCCTCGATTGTCTTACAGAAATGTTCGCCGAATAGATCAGACGGCGGTCTTCGAACGGTTCCAGTGTCCATCCATTTCGCCGAGGCTAGCGTCCTCGAGCGAGCGCCCCTCTTTACCAAGTTCGTCTTCGATATACTTAAATCGGGAACGGAATTTCCGATTGGTCTTTTTTAGCGCCGTCTCTGGCTCAACGCCTAAGTGTCGTGCAAGATTTTGTATTACGAAGAGCAGGTCGCCGACCTCTTCTTCGACATTTGCGGTGTCGCCGCTCTCGATCGCGGCCTTTAGCTCGGCGGTCTCTTCGTTAAGTTTGTCGAAGATCTGTCCCGCGTTTTCCCAGTCAAATCCGACCTTGGCTGCCTTTTTTGTAAGCTTGAGCCCCTCGAGCAATGCGGGAAAATGCACCGGAACCTCGTCCAGGATCGAGTCTCTCACTTTCTCGACCTTGCCGGATGCTTTCCTTTCGTCAGCCTTGAGCTGATCCCAATTGTCTAGAACGTCCTCGGCCCTTGCGAAATTGGCGTCTCCGAAAACGTGTGGATGGCGCAGGATCAGTTTCTGCGTAACGCCCTCGGCAACGTCGTCGATCGTAAAATCACCGCGTTCGGCCCCGATCGTGCCGTGAAATACCACCTGGAGCAACAGATCGCCTAGTTCCTCTGTCAGATTTGCGGTGTCGCCCGTCTGGTCGGCCTCCTGGATCGCGTCAAATGTCTCATACGCTTCTTCGAGCAGATATTGAGCGAGCGAAGCATATGTTTGCTCGTGATCCCAAGGGCAACCATCCGGTGCACGGAGTCGAGCCATCACACCGACGAGTTCATCAAATGATTTGGACATAGGACAATTAGAGTCAAGCGAGGCGTTTGAGTCAAGCGACCCGACTGCCCCGAACCGCTTCCAACACTCAAACGCAAAATGCTAATATTAAATAAGGATTTCAAACATATGATCGGCAAGGAAGATAACAACGAAGAAGTAAGTTTTAAGGTAGCTGACCGGCGAAAGTTTAACTCCGACGGTTCACTCAGAGACGGCGTCACGCTCGACCCGCCAAAGCCTGTTGTCGAAACACCGGCACCGCCGGCTGAGCAGGAAACTTCGGCTGACCCTGCGTTAGGCCAATACGAGGACGCGTATCTCGATGACGAACCGGCATTGGATGACGATGGCGAGATACCGGGGGCGAAAGACCCGGCGAGCTTTGTTAATTTTCTCTCGACGCTCGCAACCAACGCCGCCGCCGCGCTTGGGGCGATGCCGCATCCGGTAACCGGCCAACGAAGCCTGGATCTCGATTCGGGCAAATATTGGCTCGACGTATTGTCTATGCTCAGAGACAAGACTAAGGGAAACCTACACCCCAAAGAAGACCGTCTGCTCGAGGGTCTTTTGGCGGATCTCAGAATGCAATATGTCCAGATCGTTCGCGCGACCGAAGAGAAGCTGAAAGCTCAGGCGGCGCAGAAATTCTCCGGCGCCGATATTCTTGGCAAGAAATAGGATTCACCGCGGTAGGCAAATAGGACGCAGGGGCATTCACGATAATTTGGTTTTAGTGATCGTTTCCACTCCCAATAATTGTATTGGTATCTCTGTGCCTTTGTGGTGAAAATTACAAATGAAACTCACCTTCCTCGGTACAGGTACATCGACCGGCGTTCCCTCGATCGGGTGCGATTGTGCTACGTGTATTTCTAGTGACCCGCGTGACCAGCGACTGCGAGTATCGATCCTGATCGAACACGCGGGGCGGTCGATCCTCGTCGATACGTCGATCGATTTTCGCCAACAGGCATTGCGCGCCGGGATCCGGCATCTGGACGCCGTGCTGATCACACATTGTCACGTCGATCACGTGTTTGGCCTTGATGATATTCGCCCGCTTAACTTTCGCTACGGTGCGATGGGCGTTTATGCCAATGAGATCGCCTGGACCGATATGAGGCGGATCTTTCAATACATTTTCAAGCCGTCCCACTTCGGCGGCGGACTGCCGCAGTTGATCCCGCACACGGTCGTACACAATGCACCGTTTATGATCGGTGACGAGATCGAGATCACACCGCTCGAGGTGATACACGGCAGGCTGCCGGTGATCGCGTATCGGTTCAATGATTTTGCTTACGCGACCGACCTTAAGACGATCCCGCCGGACTCTCTGGACGGCCTCCGCGGACTGGATGTTCTCGTTCTGGACTGCGTCCGATTTAAGCCCCACGAAACTCATTTATGCTTGGAGGAGGCACTCGGCTATATCGATGAACTCAAACCGAAGCGAGCCTATCTGACACATCTCAATCACGACGTACTTCACGCTCGGGACGAGCATATGCTGCCCGACAATGTCTGGTTTGCCCACGACCAGTTAGTGGTCGAAAGTAATTGAGGTTTTAGTTTTCCACAAGTGGATTTCCGCTTAAATGCTTGCGCCACAATGCGTTATCAAAATCTCACCGATTATCTAACGCTCCACTTGAGGCGAGGCGCGCTAATTGTTGTAAAAACGCGACTTATCGTAATCTTTTAAAACCACTATATTTTGTGTTGACAAAGCCTAGTCACTACCATATAGTCTATATCCACGCGGCAAGAACTGCTGATAGCTCGGGCAGATTCCCGCGTGAAAATACTTAAAAATGCGGTGTATAAGTTGGCCTCGATCATCTGCCAAATCGGTAGAACGCGATGTGGGCTAGTAGGACTTTCACTCTTTTTTATGCCTCAAAACCCCGAATGCAGCGGTTTGTCGTGCTTGCGTCAGGGAGCTTTGACGACTGAACTTTGAATTATGGATAACAATTTCGCACCGGCCGGTACGGCAACTTCGAGACAGACAGACAACGCGGCTCAGACCTCGATGCAGGTACTCAAGCGAAACGGTTCGCTCGAGCCTGTCGACATTAATAAGATCGTCCGAGCGATCACCCGCTGCTGCGTTAATCTGCCGTCGGTCGACAGCCTCCGCATCGCGACCAAGACGATCAGCGGATTGTACGACGGTGCGACGACCAAGGAACTCGACAAACTCTCGATCCAGACGGCTGCGAGCCTTATCTTTGAGGAACCGGAATATTCACGACTCGGTGCACGCCTGCTCAACCAGTACGTCGAAAAGGAAGTCCGCAATCAGGAGATCCATTCGTTTTCACAGTCGATCGCTTTCGGCGTTAAAGAAGGCCTGATCGGCGAACGCGTCGCCAAGTTTGTCATCGACAATAGCCGCAAGCTCAACGATGCCATCGACCAGAGCCGCAATGACCTTTTTGAATTTTTTGGGCTGCGGACACTGTACGATCGCTATCTTCTCAAAAATCCGGAAACGCGTGACGTCATCGAAACTCCGCAGTTTTTCTGGATGCGGGTCGCGTGCGGCCTGGCGGAGAGTCCGTATGAGGCGATCGATCTTTACCATCTGTTTTCGTCGCTAGAATACGTACCGTCGACCCCGACGCTGTTTAACTCAGGCACGCGTCACGAGCAGCTTTCGTCGTGCTTTCTGCTTGATTCGCCGCTCGACAGCCTCGACAGCATCTATAAGAAGTACGCCGACGTGGCGATGCTATCTAAATTCTCAGGCGGCATCGGCATTGCCTATCACCGCGTTCGTTCTCAGGGCTCGCTCATCCGCGGCACCAACGGCCATTCGAACGGTATCGTGCCGTGGCTGAAGACTCTTGATTCTTCGGTTTCGGCCGTTAATCAGGGCGGTAAGCGCAAAGGTGCGTGCTGTGTATATCTCGAGACCTGGCACGCGGACATCGACGATTTTCTCGAACTGCGCGACAACACGGGCGACGAAGCCCGCCGCACGCACAACCTAAATCTGGCCAACTGGATCCCGGACCTGTTTATGAAACGCGTCCAGGCCGATGGCCAGTGGTCGCTGTTTGACCCGAAGGTCGTACCGCATTTCCCCGACCTATACGGCGATGATTTTGAGGCCGCGTACGTCAAAGCCGAAGAAGATGGCCTGTTTATGCGGCAGATCAATGCCCGTGACCTGTACGCCAAGATGATGCGGACGATGGCCCAGACGGGCAATGGCTGGATGACGTTTAAGGACGCCTGCAACCGCAAATCAAACCAGACCGCACTGCCGGAAAATGTCGTTCATCTCTCGAACCTTTGCACCGAGATCATCGAGGTCACATCTGATAGCGAAACCGCTGTGTGCAATCTCGGTTCGATCAATGCATCCCGGTATGTCAGAGACGGCCAGTTTGACTTCGACAAACTCCGCAGCAACGTCCGCCTCGCGGTTCGTCAATTGGATAAGGTCATCGACCTTAATTATTACGCGATCCAGTCGACGGCCGACTCAAACAATCGTTGGCGCAACATCGGACTCGGTGTGATGGGATTGCAGGACGTTTTCTTTCAGATGCGTCTGCCATTCGACTCGGACGAAGCTCGTAAAATTTCGGCCAAGATCCAAGAAGAGATCTATTTTGCCGCCCTTGACGCATCGGCAGACCTCGCCGTCGAACGCGGAATGCATCCGGCATTTGCCGACACACGCGCGGCACACGGTGACCTACAGTTCGATTTTTGGGGCGTCACGCCGGACGACCTCGGCCGTTGGGATGCACTTCGTGAAAAGATCATTTCGACCGGACTACGTAACAGCCTGATGATCGCCATCGCACCGACTGCGACGATCGCCTCGATCGCCGGTTGCTACGAGTGCATCGAACCGCAGGTATCTAATCTCTTTAAGCGCGAGACGCTCTCGGGCGATTTTGTCCAGATCAATAAATACTTGGTCAGAGAACTTAAGACGGCGGGGCTTTGGACCGATGAGATCAGAAACAAGATCAAACTCAGCGAAGGCTCCGTGCAGGACATCGACGCATTTAATGACGAGTTAAAAGCGATTTACCGAACGGCGTGGGAAATCCCTATGCGATCCTTGATCGATATGGCCGCAGATCGCGGAGCCTTTATCGACCAATCGGCCTCGCTTAACCTCTTCATGGAAAGCCCGAATATCGGCAAACTCTCGTCAATGTATATGTACGCTTGGCAAAAAGGCCTTAAGACGACCTACTACCTGCGTTCACGTCCCGCAACGCGGATCGCACAAGTCGCCGCCGCCGATAATATCGCCGCCGTTATCGAAGAACCGAAAAAGGTTTACACGGACGAGGAAGCGTTGGTGTGTTCGCTGGAAAATCCAGAGGCCTGCGAAGCGTGCCAATAGCAAATGATGAATTTCGAATGACGAATATCGAATGAAGGAATTTGATCTCAAATCGCGGACGAAGCAGTTTGCATTGCGAATCATCAAGCTTTTTAGATCACTTCCAATATCATCAGATGCACAAGTAATTGGCAAACAAGTTTTACGAAGTGGCACGAGTGTCGGAGCACAATATCGAGAAGCTTGTAGATCGCGATCCGATTCGGAATTCATCAGCAAAATGTCCAGCAGTCTTCAAGAATTGGACGAGACGGCCTATTGGTTAGAAATCTTAGTCGAGGGTGACTTTGTAATCGCTGAAAAATTAAAAGGATTACAAGACGAGACAGAACAATTGATTGCGATATTTGTGACTTCGATCAAGACCGCAAAATCAAAGAAATAGCTTTTCTGCTCCGACATTCGATATTCGTTACTCGAAATTCAATATTATGCTTTTAGATCCTGGATTTAATTTAACGCTTCGCCCGATGCTGTATCCGGAGTTTTACGAGATGTACCGGAACTCCATCAAGAATACTTGGACAGTCGAGGAAGTAGATTTTTCGACCGATGTGATGGACCTCAAAAACAAGATGACGTCGGCCGAGCGGCATATGATCAATCGCTTGGTCGCGTTTTTTGCGACGGGTGACTCGATCGTGTCGAACAATCTCGTGCTGAATCTGTACAAGCACATTAACGCGCCCGAGGCTCGGATGTATCTGTCGAGACAGCTTTTTGAGGAAGCGGTCCACGTGCAATTTTACCTGACACTGCTCGACACCTACATCCCCGACCATCACGAACGCGAACAGGCCTTTGCGGCAGTGGACAATATTCCATCGATCCACACGAAGGCTCAGTTTTGTATGAAGTGGATCGACACCATCAACGATCTCGATTCGCTTCAGACGCCGGAGCACCGTCGGCAGTTTTTGCTCAATCTGATCTGTTTTGCAACCTGTATCGAGGGGCTTTTCTTCTTTGCGGCATTCGCCTACGTCTATTTTCTGCGTTCTAAGGGCTTGCTCCACGGCCTTGCTGCCGGCACCAACTGGGTTTTCCGCGACGAATCCGCCCATATGGCGTTTGCCCTCGAGGTCGTCAACAAGGTGCGGATCGAGCAACCGGAGCTTTTCGACGATAGCCTGCATCGCCAGATCGTCGAGATGATCGACGAGGCCGTCACCTGCGAAATGCATTTTGCCGAAGACATCCTATCCGGCGGTATTTCGGGGCTCTCAACCGGCGATATGCGGCAGTATCTCGAGTACATCGCTGACCAGCGTCTGGCAATGCTCGGCCTGCAAAAGGTCTACGGTGCGAAAAATCCATTTTCGTTTATGGATCTGCAGGATGTACAGGAACTCGCTAATTTCTTCGAACGCCGCGTCTCGGCGTATCAAGTAGCGGTCGCTGGTGACGTGAGTTTTAACGAATCTTTCTGAGCAATTTTTGGCGAGACGATATCAAGCTAGATATCGGAGGCGGACGCTGAGTCATCTGGCGTTCCGCGTCTGCTCACCTGTCGCCAAAGACTGAAGAGAAGGCCGAGAAATGCCGTCGCCCACGCGGCAAACGCAACATAAAAGAACGTTGTCGGCAGAAACCCAAGGAAATCAAATCCCATAGCGTGGCTCATACGCTCGGTACTCACCGCGTACATACCGAGTGGAAAAACCGCGCCCCAGTAGAGCGGGTCGTATCGCATAGGGAATCTTTTGTAAACGTACCGCCAAAGACCAAGTATCACAAGCATTGGGATCCACCACGTGCCGGTCGCCCAATAAAAGACCGTAAATCCCTTGATAAAGGGCAACAAAGACGTTAGGTACGGCGCATCGGGCGCATTTATTATGAGCAGCGATCCGGCCAGTGTCGAGATGGCCATTGCTCCCATATTGATCCAGTACGGTGGTGACAGATCATTGGGCGAAAACGGAAAAAAAGTGTAGCGGTAAAAGATAAGCGACATCATCCAGATGTACAGCATACCGCCCCACAGCCACATCGAGAGCGCAAGAAAGTTCATCTCCAGCTTTCCGGGCTGGGTTACGTGAGCGGCGAGCAGGGCGCTGAGTACTGAGATCGATTGTGTCGCCACAACGGCGAGCAGCCAGGCTCCGCTGATTCCCTTATCCAGCGTTGGTTTGTTTTCGCGGATGGTGAATCCCGCAAATATTGTGTATGTAAGTCCGATCCAGAGCGAGAGAGCCGCCACACCAAGTACCGTGGCCGTGCGATAGTCTTCCGTAAGCAATACGAACTGCGCTCCCAGAATGCCGGTCGCGGCAACGGCGGTGAAAAACCCCGGGCCGCGCAGATGATCGGTCATATCGCTCACAAAATTGCGCGGATATCGGATCAATCTGAGTATAGTCAGGGACCAGACCGCTGCGTATATAAATATATTGAGTAGAAACAGCGATTTGGCAATGAATGGGATCTCTAAACGGTGAGCAGCAAGCGAGACTATACCAGTCGCCATTACTATGCCGAAATACGCGGGCGACAGGTCCGCAACCGGGGCGAGAATTCCGGGGCTTTCACTCCTCTGTGGTGTTTCGGACACTGCTGGAAAAGTCCTCCTCAAACGATCAAAGATGCTACTAAGACCAAGTCGCACCTAGCCGCTAATTTACCGTCAAATGCATAGGACCATCGCTAGACCTCTAAAATGTACCACGAAATCGCGAAAGCCATAACACCCTCCCACGGGCACTATACCTGAACGGCATACAGCCGTTAGGTTTTGTGCGAGTTCGGATGATCCTCGACGCAAAGTTGTCGGCGGCATCGGACATACCTATCAGACGATCGCGAGGGCTGTTTTATCGGTAGATCAGTTGTTCGCTTCGTGTTCGGACCAACTGCAATCTGATATATTGGATTGACTGAATAACTGTGTGGAGTCCGAGTTGATATGCAGCATTTCGACGTTCTAATAATCGGTGCGGGGCTATCCGGGATCGGTGCCGGAGCACGACTTCGGATGGATTGCCCGGAAAAGAGTTTCGCGATCCTTGAGGGGCGTGAGGCGTCCGGCGGAACTTGGGATCTGTTTCGATATCCGGGCATACGGTCGGACTCGGATATGTTCACGCTCGGTTATAGGTTTAGGCCGTGGAGCGAACCGAAGGCGATCGCTGACGGGCCGTCGATACTCAACTATATTCGCGAAACCGCTACGGAGTACAACCTCGACAAAGAGATCCGGTACGGACATCGAGTACGTCGGGCGGCATGGTCATCAGAAGATTCGCAATGGACCGTAGAGGCGGAAACGCGACCGGTAGGGAGTGTGTCTACGCCCGGCAAAAACGGGACGCTCGCGGACGCGGGCGATCCTGACACAGTGCATTTCACTTGCAAATTCCTTTATCTGTGCACAGGTTATTACGATTATACATCGGGCTACACACCCGAATGGCCCGGCTTTGACGACTATACAGGAACCGTCGTTCATCCGCAGAAATGGCCTGAGGATCTCGACTACGAGGGCAAAAACGTGGTCGTTATCGGCAGCGGAGCGACTGCCGTCACGCTGGTTCCGGCAATGGCCAAAACCGCCGCTCACGTGACGATGCTCCAGCGTTCGCCGACCTACGTTGTGACGATGCCGGCACAGGACAAGATCGCAAATTTTCTGCGTTCGATCTTACCGGCAAGGGCCGCGTATATGCTTTCGCGATGGAAAAACGTCTTTCGGCAGATGTTCTTTTACCAACTGTCGCGCAAGCGTCCGTCGTTTATGAAACGCCTTATCGCCAAGGGCGTCCGGAGTGAACTCGGGGCGGATTATCCTGAGGAGCATTTTACGCCGGACTATAACCCTTGGGATCAACGCTTGTGTATCGTGCCGGACTCTGACCTTTTTAAGGCGATCCGCGACGGCAGGGCTTCAGTGGTGACCAGCGAGATCGACACATTTACCGCGACCGGTGTGCGGCTGAAAAGCGGCGATCAGCTCGACGCTGACATCATCGTCACGGCAACGGGCCTGGTTCTAAAAATAATGGCCGGACTCGAACTCGTCGTTGACGGCGCTCCGGTCGAGCTTTCAAAGCTATTTGCCTACAAAGGGATGATGTATAGCGACGTGCCAAACCTCGCTCAAGCTTTTGGATATACCAACGCCTCTTGGACGCTGAAATGCGACCTCACATCCGAATACGTCTGTCGGCTGATCAAGTATATGGACGATAATCGTATGGCCTCGTGCGTGCCGC
This is a stretch of genomic DNA from Chloracidobacterium sp.. It encodes these proteins:
- a CDS encoding MFS transporter, which encodes MAPPLPDNSARLKLILHGLFLISGTVTVLIGQVLPILARHYSLSDLQLSFYFPAQFAGSLAGTFLTSRYARKNQFLLASIIGAVLMAAGLLLMNVDSFGVSLFAFGLNGVGIGLTLPAINMTVLELSPLNTASALSFLNFFWGVGAIICKPFVDLSSGGNDILPTTLILCVPMLIAASMLYFQPTRIIETGTDNSGAEDSGTPIWSLPLAWVIALFNFIHVGFESGMGGWLTTYTERVDSTQIGQWVSPTLVYFLLFVIGRGVAPLMFRFLNENKMLLLGLFVVLAGMMTTVTAVSVLTLGIGAAIAGFGTSWIFPTNVARFSKTFGPEASRRATPLFICGTLGAASSTWLIGFVSDRTGDLRSGMYVLVGCIVLLIGVQAVIGMRRRVEA
- the galU gene encoding UTP--glucose-1-phosphate uridylyltransferase GalU; amino-acid sequence: MTNKVRKAVFPAAGLGTRFLPATKSSPKEMLPLVDKPLIQYSVEEAVASGIESILIITGRDKSAIENHFDISFELEKLLQDKGKSEMFEQVRAISDIAKISYTRQKQALGLGHAIYQAKDFVGHEPFAALLADDIVDAERPALRQMMDVFEKYQAPVIATMQVKGEAISRFGVIDADEVEPGVYKIKDMVEKPAFADAPSDLAIIGRYIFTPDIFEAIEQTAPGAGGEIQITDAMRLLLRSRPFYAVKLDGTRHDAGDKLGFLIATVEYALKREDLGGEFREYLKGLKLDD
- the serS gene encoding serine--tRNA ligase, which produces MLDLNFVRENFDVVQAALANRNFPLDTLNEFAALDIERRRVIGESDGINQLRNAASKEIGALMQSGDRDAAEVKKAEVAGLKDKQSALESQRDAAEAAMRNILINLPNIPASDVPVGADETANIEARKWGEPRNFEFEPKDHVDLGEALGILDFERATKIAGSRFAILNGAGARLERALINFMLDVHTTEHGYTETLPPYLVNRTSLFGTGQLPKFDADLFSINDERGFSLIPTAEVPVTNYYSGEILDASDLPKYFTAYSMCFRSEAGSYGRDTRGLIRQHQFEKVELVKICLPESSADEHEKLTADAERILQMLGLPYRTVILSTGDMGFGAQKTYDLEVWLPGQNTYREISSCSNCGDFQSRRMNLRFRRSGGAKPEFAHTLNGSGLAVGRTWLAVVENYQQEDGSILIPEVLRPYMNGLSEIKNI
- a CDS encoding AbrB/MazE/SpoVT family DNA-binding domain-containing protein, translating into MKTQIIQIGNSQGIRIPKVLLEESRIIGEVDLELHPDGILIRNAQKPRSNWDARFKAMSENEDDELIGGRSTTEFDKKEWQW
- a CDS encoding type II toxin-antitoxin system PemK/MazF family toxin, coding for MVERFDVFLVNLDDEICGDAKNTRPCVVVSPNELNSNIANVIVAPLSSNTAPYPTRIPVTFLNSERSVVLDQLRAVDNARLVKKVGVLESAARKPILDCLTEMFAE
- the mazG gene encoding nucleoside triphosphate pyrophosphohydrolase — translated: MSKSFDELVGVMARLRAPDGCPWDHEQTYASLAQYLLEEAYETFDAIQEADQTGDTANLTEELGDLLLQVVFHGTIGAERGDFTIDDVAEGVTQKLILRHPHVFGDANFARAEDVLDNWDQLKADERKASGKVEKVRDSILDEVPVHFPALLEGLKLTKKAAKVGFDWENAGQIFDKLNEETAELKAAIESGDTANVEEEVGDLLFVIQNLARHLGVEPETALKKTNRKFRSRFKYIEDELGKEGRSLEDASLGEMDGHWNRSKTAV
- a CDS encoding DUF1844 domain-containing protein, translating into MIGKEDNNEEVSFKVADRRKFNSDGSLRDGVTLDPPKPVVETPAPPAEQETSADPALGQYEDAYLDDEPALDDDGEIPGAKDPASFVNFLSTLATNAAAALGAMPHPVTGQRSLDLDSGKYWLDVLSMLRDKTKGNLHPKEDRLLEGLLADLRMQYVQIVRATEEKLKAQAAQKFSGADILGKK
- a CDS encoding MBL fold metallo-hydrolase, coding for MKLTFLGTGTSTGVPSIGCDCATCISSDPRDQRLRVSILIEHAGRSILVDTSIDFRQQALRAGIRHLDAVLITHCHVDHVFGLDDIRPLNFRYGAMGVYANEIAWTDMRRIFQYIFKPSHFGGGLPQLIPHTVVHNAPFMIGDEIEITPLEVIHGRLPVIAYRFNDFAYATDLKTIPPDSLDGLRGLDVLVLDCVRFKPHETHLCLEEALGYIDELKPKRAYLTHLNHDVLHARDEHMLPDNVWFAHDQLVVESN